One Punica granatum isolate Tunisia-2019 chromosome 3, ASM765513v2, whole genome shotgun sequence genomic window carries:
- the LOC116201596 gene encoding choline/ethanolaminephosphotransferase 1-like: MGYIGAHGVAALHRYKYSGVDNSLLAKYVFQPLWSHCVNFFPLWMPPNGITLMGFLFLISSAFLGYIYSPRLDSPPPRWVHFAHGLFLFLYQTFDAVDGKQARRTSSSSPLGELFDHGCDALACACEALAFGSTAMCGRMTFWFWVISAVTFYGATWEHYFTNSLLLPAINGPTEGLMLIYMGHFFTFFVGAEWWAQNFGQSIPLFSWVPIINEVPTYGAVLFLMTVFGVIPTVSSNISNVHKVVQARKGSMLLAVAMLYPFFVLLGGVLAWDYLSTNNLIASYPHLVIMGTGLAFGFLVGRMILAHLCDEPKGLKTNMCMSLLYLPLAIANSLTAKLNDGVPLVDEFWVLLGYCAFTVTLYLHFATSVVHEITTALGIYCFRIARKEA; encoded by the exons ATGGGGTATATTGGGGCACATGGAGTGGCAGCCTTGCACAGGTATAAGTACAGTGGTGTGGATAACTCATTGCTTGCGAAGTATGTCTTCCAGCCCCTTTGGAGTCACTGTGTCAACTTCTTTCCTCTGTGGATGCC ACCCAATGGG ATCACCCTTATgggatttcttttcttaatttcctCTGCATTCCTTGGTTAT ATTTATTCTCCTCGTTTGGATTCACCTCCGCCAAGATGGGTTCATTTTGCGCATGgactatttttatttctctatCAG ACTTTTGATGCTGTTGATGGGAAACAAGCACGACGAACGAGTTCCTCCAGTCCACTAGGGGAGCTCTTTGATCACG GATGTGATGCACTTGCATGTGCG TGTGAAGCCTTGGCATTTGGGAGCACTGCAATGTGTGGCAGAATGACATTCTGGTTTTGGGTTATCTCAGCTGTCACTTTTTATGGTGCAACATGGGAACA CTATTTCACCAACAGTCTTCTTCTGCCGGCAATTAATGGTCCTACGGAAGGTCTCATGCTCATTTATATGGGCcactttttcaccttttttgTTG GTGCCGAGTGGTGGGCTCAGAATTTTGGGCAGTCAATTCCCCTTTTCAGTTGGGTGCCAATTATAAATG AAGTTCCTACATATGGAGCTGTGTTATTCCTGATGACAGTTTTTGGTGTCATACCAACTGTTTCATCCAA CATCTCAAATGTTCACAAGGTAGTGCAGGCAAGAAAAGGAAGCATGTTGCTTGCCGTGGCTATG CTTTACCCTTTCTTTGTGCTTTTGGGTGGAGTCCTAGCATG GGATTATTTGTCTACTAACAATTTGATAGCAAGTTATCCCCATCTAGTTATAATGGGAACTGGACTTGCATTTGGGTTCCTTGTG GGAAGAATGATTTTAGCTCATCTGTGTGATGAACCCAAAGGATTGAAAACTAACATGTGTATG TCTCTGCTCTATCTTCCACTCGCCATCGCAAATTCTCTCACTGCAAAATTGAATGATGG GGTTCCGTTGGTTGACGAGTTCTGGGTACTTCTTGGATATTGTGCATTCACAG TGACGCTCTATTTACATTTTGCCACGTCTGTCGTTCACGAGATCACTACAGCCTTGGGAATCTATTGCTTCAG GATTGCTAGGAAAGAAGCTTAA
- the LOC116200615 gene encoding protein STRICTOSIDINE SYNTHASE-LIKE 10-like: MVDTLRFKPTDCHFGIDFLKYYQLLLPKVVGPESIAFDCRGEGPYVGVSDGRILKWQGSSLGWTEYAYTAPKRNRMICDGSTDPEREQTCGRPLGLKFNNATCSLYIADAYYGLLKVGPRGGTAHQLVASADGMPFRLTNALDIDTATGVVYFTDSSRFYQRWEYVKSIENGDNTGRILKYDSHTNKATTLLKGLSFPNGLALSKDKSFLLVAETGKLQLLRFWLSGPRAGMYEPFMQLARYPDNIKRNENGEFWVALNSGRGIIMTKSLLMTEKEAAGAGGDDGSIPWFKGDPVAVKFGEDGAAVRVLDGMNGRRFESVSELVEFGGTLWVGSVVMPYVGKFKA, from the exons ATGGTAGACACACTCCGGTTTAAACCCACTGACTGTCATTTTGGGATCGATTTTCTG AAATATTATCAGCTTCTGCTCCCAAAGGTGGTCGGTCCCGAGAGCATAGCATTCGACTGCCGAGGAGAAGGTCCATATGTCGGAGTGTCAGACGGGAGGATCCTCAAGTGGCAGGGCAGCTCCTTAGGTTGGACTGAGTACGCATACACTGCTCCTAAGAG GAATAGGATGATATGTGATGGCTCAACTGATCCCGAGCGGGAGCAGACCTGCGGAAGGCCTCTAGGGCTCAAATTCAACAATGCGACTTGCAGTCTCTACATTGCAGACGCCTACTACGGCTTGCTGAAGGTCGGGCCTCGTGGTGGCACTGCCCACCAACTGGTTGCTTCAGCCGATGGAATGCCTTTCCGACTCACCAATGCCCTAGACATAGATACCGCAACCGGTGTGGTTTACTTCACTGACAGCAGCAGATTCTATCAAAGATG GGAGTACGTGAAGTCCATAGAGAACGGGGACAATACCGGGAGGATCCTCAAATATGATTCTCATACGAACAAAGCCACCACCCTCCTCAAGGGCCTGTCCTTCCCCAACGGACTAGCCCTGAGCAAGGACAAGTCCTTCCTCCTAGTGGCCGAGACCGGGAAACTCCAGCTCCTCCGGTTCTGGCTTTCCGGCCCTAGGGCCGGTATGTATGAGCCCTTTATGCAGCTGGCAAGGTACCCCGACAACATCAAGAGGAACGAGAATGGGGAGTTTTGGGTCGCTCTAAACAGTGGGCGAGGGATCATCATGACCAAGAGCTTGCTCATGACAGAGAAAGAAGCTGCTGGCGCTGGAGGAGACGATGGCAGCATCCCATGGTTCAAGGGGGACCCGGTGGCGGTGAAGTTCGGGGAGGATGGGGCAGCAGTGCGGGTGCTGGACGGGATGAACGGGAGGAGGTTCGAATCGGTGAGCGAGTTGGTTGAATTTGGGGGCACCCTGTGGGTGGGTTCTGTTGTTATGCCTTATGTTGGGAAATTCAAGGCTTGA